One window of Microbacterium sp. 1S1 genomic DNA carries:
- a CDS encoding GAP family protein, with protein MSPALIVGIAGLALLDSLNPATIVAVTLVLIAAPRRPALVAGSAVLGAALTVFVAGAALFLSAGAAAGAVEGIVVGLRFVAFGAAGIALVIAGIRRLRDRPRRAIELPSWFSPWTALPFGVLLTAADLPNAFPYFIAIERMVATDVPVGMGLATLAGYTVIYCLPCLILLAVGLAHGPRVRERLQRLVDRLGTGTATRSVPLAIMLTLIGAAVASVPFWLL; from the coding sequence ATGAGCCCGGCGCTCATCGTCGGGATCGCTGGGCTGGCCCTGCTCGATTCACTGAACCCCGCCACGATCGTCGCCGTGACACTCGTGCTCATCGCCGCTCCCCGTCGCCCTGCCCTCGTGGCCGGGTCGGCCGTCCTCGGCGCGGCGCTGACCGTCTTCGTCGCCGGAGCCGCGCTGTTCCTCTCGGCAGGCGCGGCCGCCGGCGCGGTCGAGGGGATCGTCGTCGGCCTTCGCTTCGTCGCGTTCGGCGCCGCCGGCATCGCCCTCGTCATCGCAGGCATCCGTCGATTGCGAGATCGGCCCCGGAGGGCCATCGAACTTCCCTCCTGGTTCAGCCCGTGGACGGCTCTCCCGTTCGGCGTGCTGCTCACCGCTGCGGATCTGCCCAACGCGTTCCCCTACTTCATCGCGATCGAACGAATGGTCGCGACGGACGTGCCCGTCGGTATGGGCCTCGCAACACTGGCCGGGTACACCGTCATCTACTGCCTCCCGTGCCTCATCCTGCTGGCCGTCGGTCTGGCTCACGGCCCACGGGTGCGAGAAAGGCTGCAGCGCCTGGTCGACCGCCTCGGCACCGGCACCGCCACACGGTCCGTTCCCCTGGCCATCATGCTCACCCTGATCGGCGCCGCGGTGGCATCGGTCCCGTTCTGGCTGCTCTGA
- a CDS encoding cation diffusion facilitator family transporter: protein MSTAAAPHAEGRRSVLHRRIRWIVAATIAYNVMEAIVAITAGSLASSAALIAFGLDSAIEVLSAAAVAWQFTRRDPERWEKGTLRVIAVAFFLLAAYVTVSAVIALFGRADVEHSTLGIVITALSVAIMPFLSFAERRAGRELGSATAVADSKQTLICTYLSAAVLIGLVLNSLLGWWWADAIAGLVIAGFAVREGVEAWRGDACATSVGLILEDEDQAHAEP, encoded by the coding sequence ATGAGCACGGCCGCTGCACCCCACGCCGAGGGGCGTCGCTCCGTCCTCCACCGACGCATCCGCTGGATCGTTGCTGCGACGATCGCCTACAACGTCATGGAGGCGATCGTCGCGATCACCGCGGGCTCTCTCGCCTCGTCTGCGGCATTGATCGCGTTCGGCCTCGACTCCGCCATCGAGGTGCTCTCCGCGGCCGCCGTCGCCTGGCAGTTCACACGTCGCGACCCGGAGCGATGGGAGAAGGGCACACTGCGGGTCATCGCGGTCGCCTTCTTCCTCCTCGCCGCCTACGTCACCGTCTCCGCGGTGATCGCCCTGTTCGGCCGGGCCGATGTCGAGCACTCCACGCTCGGCATCGTCATCACCGCGCTCAGTGTCGCGATCATGCCGTTCCTCTCCTTCGCCGAGAGACGGGCCGGCCGCGAGCTCGGGTCGGCCACGGCCGTCGCGGACTCGAAGCAGACCCTCATCTGCACGTACCTCTCCGCCGCGGTGCTCATCGGGCTCGTGCTCAACAGCCTGCTCGGCTGGTGGTGGGCCGATGCCATCGCGGGCCTCGTGATCGCCGGATTCGCGGTGCGCGAGGGGGTCGAGGCATGGCGAGGCGACGCGTGCGCGACCTCCGTGGGCCTGATCCTCGAAGACGAGGACCAGGCCCACGCCGAGCCGTAA
- a CDS encoding alpha/beta hydrolase, which produces MPAPTIVLVHGAFADAASFEPVTRELLDRGYAVIAPAVPNRSLLGDSAYIRSVVENIDGPVLLVGHSYGGAVITVAGAAANVVGLVYLAGYALEEGESLGQLQGGFPDSDLAANLVYTAFPTPGADDGTDVSVKIEAFPEVFAAGIDPAVAEVLAVTQRPLAALAFSETAPVAAWKTTPAFGIVSAADRTINPDVERFGYTRGNFRRILELDAPHLVMRALPHEVVSFIIDAATDVA; this is translated from the coding sequence ATGCCCGCCCCCACAATCGTGCTCGTTCACGGAGCCTTCGCCGATGCGGCCAGCTTCGAGCCCGTGACGCGCGAGCTGCTCGACCGCGGCTATGCGGTCATCGCGCCCGCCGTTCCCAACCGCAGCCTCCTCGGCGACTCGGCCTACATCCGGTCCGTCGTCGAGAACATCGACGGACCTGTCCTGCTCGTCGGGCACTCCTACGGCGGCGCGGTCATCACGGTTGCCGGCGCCGCAGCCAACGTGGTCGGCCTGGTCTACCTCGCGGGCTACGCACTGGAAGAGGGCGAGAGCCTCGGTCAGTTGCAGGGTGGTTTCCCGGACTCCGACCTTGCCGCCAACCTCGTCTACACCGCCTTCCCCACCCCGGGTGCCGACGACGGCACCGACGTCTCCGTCAAGATCGAGGCTTTCCCCGAGGTGTTCGCCGCCGGGATCGACCCGGCCGTCGCCGAGGTCCTCGCGGTCACCCAGCGCCCGCTCGCCGCACTCGCGTTCAGTGAGACGGCACCGGTAGCCGCATGGAAGACCACGCCGGCGTTCGGAATCGTGTCGGCCGCCGACCGCACCATCAACCCCGACGTGGAACGCTTCGGATACACGCGAGGCAACTTTCGTCGCATCCTCGAGCTCGACGCACCGCACCTCGTGATGCGTGCCCTCCCGCACGAGGTGGTCTCGTTCATCATCGACGCAGCGACCGACGTCGCCTGA
- a CDS encoding heme exporter protein CcmD yields MRQNPPANRLMLAIAAALAAFFVWGALVRPLIEGEPPVATSLVFATGVVLAGLIIWIVLARIQRLQRAQRRALQEREPQARVFGSYALNGVAAYLSRTIPLLGLGAAPRGLLTASPTGVIDPSGFRVVRGGARLLTAYSVPRGRIQGVTKGAIQEGAFLYPTLVIVVSGAAGLATIPVPVTRDDAPLRRESPDGMDRLITDAARIWGVPVLGDGDQPRDSS; encoded by the coding sequence GTGCGCCAGAACCCGCCCGCCAACAGACTGATGCTCGCGATAGCTGCGGCACTGGCGGCGTTCTTCGTCTGGGGCGCCCTCGTGCGTCCCCTGATCGAGGGCGAGCCGCCCGTAGCGACCTCGCTGGTGTTCGCGACAGGAGTGGTGCTCGCCGGTCTGATCATCTGGATCGTGCTCGCGCGAATCCAGCGGCTGCAGCGCGCCCAGCGGCGTGCCCTGCAGGAGCGAGAGCCGCAGGCGCGGGTCTTCGGCTCCTACGCCCTCAACGGCGTGGCGGCCTACCTCTCGCGCACGATCCCGCTTCTCGGGCTCGGCGCCGCGCCCCGCGGCCTGCTGACGGCGAGTCCGACGGGCGTCATCGACCCTTCGGGTTTCCGGGTGGTCCGCGGCGGGGCGCGACTCCTCACCGCCTACAGCGTTCCGCGGGGGCGGATCCAGGGCGTGACGAAGGGGGCCATCCAGGAGGGCGCCTTCCTCTACCCGACGCTCGTGATCGTCGTCTCAGGGGCTGCGGGACTGGCCACGATCCCCGTGCCGGTCACCAGGGACGACGCGCCGCTTCGCCGGGAGTCGCCGGACGGCATGGACCGCTTAATCACCGACGCGGCGCGGATCTGGGGCGTTCCGGTGCTCGGCGACGGCGATCAGCCGCGGGATTCCTCCTGA
- a CDS encoding helix-turn-helix domain-containing protein, translating to MSEHRHAVAEYLRARRAVLQPEDVGLPRLPGRRVEGLRREEVAALARISAEYYVRLERGHDHQPSDQVLLALAQALRLDDDATAYLLRLNSGGLRTSVPRTPREQKVPASVHALLQHLSHTPAIVIDGNQDVLAGNAIAKALQPESLQPGKNLLLATFDVSARDRVGETWFDLATRITASFRLRSDPDDPRFRELLARLLIQDPDFPAIWARHDVRELGTDVTRHRIEPFGLVDVCWQHLRIPSTDLVVVMFANPPGSPAAAAIRYLAETLRLSSS from the coding sequence ATGAGCGAGCATCGTCATGCGGTGGCGGAGTATCTGCGCGCGCGCCGTGCAGTGCTCCAGCCCGAAGACGTCGGCCTGCCGCGGCTCCCGGGCCGTCGAGTGGAAGGCCTCCGGCGCGAGGAGGTCGCGGCGTTGGCGCGGATCAGCGCGGAATACTATGTGCGGCTGGAACGCGGGCACGACCATCAGCCCTCCGATCAGGTGCTCCTCGCGCTGGCTCAGGCGCTCCGCCTCGATGACGACGCGACCGCTTACCTTCTTCGGCTGAACAGTGGCGGTCTGCGGACGTCGGTTCCGCGCACGCCGAGGGAGCAGAAGGTGCCGGCGTCCGTGCATGCGCTCCTGCAGCACCTGTCGCACACGCCCGCCATCGTGATCGACGGCAACCAGGATGTGCTCGCCGGCAACGCCATCGCGAAGGCACTGCAGCCGGAATCGCTGCAGCCCGGGAAGAACCTGCTGCTGGCGACGTTCGACGTCTCGGCGAGGGACCGCGTGGGGGAGACCTGGTTCGACCTCGCCACTCGGATCACCGCCTCGTTCCGGCTGCGCAGCGACCCGGACGATCCTCGGTTCCGAGAACTGCTCGCCAGGCTCTTGATTCAGGATCCCGACTTCCCCGCGATCTGGGCGCGCCACGACGTGCGCGAACTCGGGACCGACGTCACGCGCCACCGGATCGAGCCCTTCGGCCTGGTGGATGTGTGCTGGCAGCATCTGCGGATCCCGAGCACCGACCTCGTGGTGGTGATGTTCGCCAACCCGCCCGGGTCACCCGCCGCAGCCGCGATCCGCTATCTCGCCGAGACCCTGCGTCTCTCCTCGAGCTGA
- a CDS encoding adenylyltransferase/cytidyltransferase family protein, translating to MSDESTAQRRDHNPGPRVGITFSTFDLLHAGHIMMLAEAKRQCDYLIVGLQMDPTLDRPEKNAPTQTVVERYIQLRGCQYVDEIVPYSTEQDLEDILRSFKLDVRIVGDEYRDRDFTGRAYCETSGIDLYFNSRDHRFSSSGLRRIVAEKEAARTASL from the coding sequence GTGTCTGACGAGTCCACCGCGCAACGACGCGACCACAACCCGGGACCACGAGTGGGGATCACGTTCTCCACGTTCGATCTGCTGCACGCCGGGCACATCATGATGCTCGCGGAGGCGAAGCGGCAGTGCGATTACCTCATCGTCGGTCTGCAGATGGATCCGACCCTCGACCGCCCGGAGAAGAACGCGCCGACCCAGACGGTCGTGGAGCGCTACATCCAGCTTCGCGGCTGTCAGTACGTGGACGAGATCGTGCCGTATTCGACGGAGCAGGACCTCGAGGACATCCTTCGTTCCTTCAAGCTCGACGTGCGCATCGTCGGCGATGAGTACCGTGATCGGGACTTCACCGGACGCGCGTACTGCGAGACGAGCGGGATCGACCTGTACTTCAACAGTCGGGACCACCGGTTCTCCAGCTCGGGCCTCCGGAGGATCGTCGCGGAGAAAGAAGCCGCGCGAACCGCGAGCCTCTGA
- a CDS encoding ArsR/SmtB family transcription factor, producing the protein MPTALASAAHTEAVARLGHALSDRTRAGILLALRNAPARPSDLADALGVSRQVMSNQLACLRGCGLVEASADGRRTWYRLADPHLAPALDELMRVVLFVEPGCCAGESCTCP; encoded by the coding sequence ATGCCCACCGCTCTGGCCTCGGCCGCACATACGGAGGCTGTCGCGCGGCTCGGCCACGCGCTCTCCGACCGGACCCGCGCCGGGATCCTGTTGGCACTGCGGAACGCCCCCGCCCGCCCGTCGGACCTCGCTGACGCGCTCGGCGTCTCCCGTCAGGTGATGTCGAACCAATTGGCGTGCCTCCGCGGCTGCGGGCTCGTGGAGGCCAGCGCGGACGGCCGGCGCACCTGGTACCGCCTGGCGGACCCTCACCTCGCCCCGGCCCTGGATGAGTTGATGCGGGTGGTCCTGTTCGTCGAGCCCGGGTGCTGCGCCGGAGAGAGCTGCACCTGCCCATGA
- a CDS encoding TetR/AcrR family transcriptional regulator encodes MRSNILETARRLTLEEGTVPSLNAVVAAAGVSKGGLMHHFPTRSALVAGLARQSLDEVDAAMVKAAAAGTAARTWLELSLPDGNERALMQALAASFHPADAVFETLMADAKRAIARWEALIAAEVGDALRAHVIRLVGDALVTNALVGLGDSDDAVDDILRFLTPEHRQSETAR; translated from the coding sequence ATGCGTTCGAACATCCTGGAGACCGCACGTCGGCTGACGCTCGAGGAGGGCACTGTGCCCTCCCTCAACGCCGTGGTCGCGGCTGCCGGAGTGTCGAAAGGCGGCCTGATGCATCATTTCCCGACACGCTCGGCTCTCGTCGCCGGTCTCGCTCGCCAGTCCCTCGACGAGGTCGACGCGGCGATGGTCAAGGCCGCGGCGGCAGGCACCGCGGCGCGAACATGGCTGGAGCTGTCGCTGCCGGACGGCAACGAGCGCGCCCTGATGCAAGCCCTGGCCGCCAGTTTTCACCCTGCGGACGCCGTCTTCGAGACGCTGATGGCTGATGCGAAGAGGGCGATCGCCCGATGGGAAGCCCTTATCGCGGCCGAAGTCGGAGATGCGCTTCGTGCGCACGTGATTCGCCTCGTGGGGGACGCACTCGTCACCAACGCACTGGTGGGACTCGGAGACAGCGACGATGCCGTCGACGACATCCTCCGGTTCCTGACACCCGAACATCGCCAGTCGGAAACCGCCCGATGA
- a CDS encoding alpha/beta fold hydrolase has translation MPFVTTDDGTEIYFKDWGPRDAPPVMFHHGWPLSSDDWDAQMLYFSSKGFRVIASDRRGHGRSSQTSVGHDMDHYASDANAVVEHLDLRNAIHVGHSTGGGQVARYVAQYGEPQGRVAKAVLVSAVPPLMVQTEANPEGTPISVFDGFRDALAANRADFFQAVASGPFYGFNRPGAEVSEPTVANWWRQGMTGSALAHYEGIKAFSETDQTEDLKAITVPVLVLQGDDDQVVPYQDAAIKQHELLQNSELKIYEGFPHGMLTTHAHVINPDILAFIQK, from the coding sequence ATGCCTTTTGTGACCACCGACGACGGCACCGAGATCTACTTCAAGGACTGGGGTCCCCGCGACGCGCCGCCTGTCATGTTCCACCACGGCTGGCCCCTGTCGTCTGACGACTGGGACGCCCAGATGCTCTACTTCTCCAGCAAGGGCTTCCGAGTCATCGCCAGCGACCGGCGCGGACACGGCCGCTCGTCGCAGACCAGCGTCGGCCACGATATGGACCACTACGCCAGCGACGCGAACGCCGTCGTCGAACACCTCGACCTGCGCAACGCGATCCACGTCGGGCATTCGACCGGTGGAGGCCAGGTCGCCCGCTACGTCGCGCAGTACGGCGAGCCCCAGGGACGCGTCGCCAAAGCCGTGCTCGTCTCCGCGGTCCCACCCCTGATGGTCCAGACGGAGGCGAACCCCGAGGGCACCCCGATCTCCGTCTTCGACGGCTTCCGCGACGCGCTCGCCGCCAACCGCGCCGACTTCTTCCAGGCTGTCGCATCGGGTCCGTTCTACGGGTTCAACCGCCCGGGGGCCGAGGTCTCGGAGCCGACCGTCGCCAACTGGTGGCGGCAGGGCATGACCGGAAGCGCCCTCGCCCACTACGAGGGCATCAAGGCGTTCTCCGAGACGGATCAGACCGAAGACCTCAAGGCCATCACGGTCCCGGTCCTCGTCCTCCAGGGCGACGACGACCAGGTCGTCCCGTACCAGGACGCCGCCATCAAGCAGCACGAGCTTCTCCAGAACTCCGAGCTGAAGATCTACGAGGGCTTCCCGCACGGCATGCTGACGACGCACGCTCACGTCATCAACCCGGACATCCTCGCCTTCATCCAGAAGTAA